Proteins encoded together in one Solanum lycopersicum chromosome 7, SLM_r2.1 window:
- the LOC101268409 gene encoding uncharacterized protein isoform X2 translates to MGALAPVFHWIPDDDLLLKNAIEAGASLESLAKGAVQFSQRFTVQELQDRWHALLYDTVVSAEASALMIELDRAATTPKCNRFENARESKNSVVLKRKSESIRSSYYAMRKRIRNNPFDSMDMNFLGVAGDNDEPQSMDCAFMDSIRDAFGDQQSNFDIVQNCISEHGRDDSIWANDCVTASPSFPIGLLNHKGDVPLNSFNITENFPDAVEESVALAERQHTVGELGELPVCGLFEAEDLESNFPMRDQCDDNVRNSSRFESQVLNSPVPDCDLTFHDLGYSPTPPDMPDWSTIGDISVPALPDFEEQQNIQNTFVVPIDGNSNKMDASEYDVVSSNSNLRDRMSCDELRNSIPSTDDYIAGLSASLLDFTEEDELLFNDPDGNDTIDKSYYDGLSSLLLDCPDGVGDLPVKSVSEASNARDEGLTILDGCPKESGDKCVYNYSDKPPGSNSDFQMLSSALTVNPAFPEMRGGVICCVLSTEDPDVPSNDDVFLPVLMPSTSFPSMAHWKYDETYHPLSSSAKDLSNNQKGNDGRAVLKKKEQNCHSEYSNSYRMNEPPSQAEMFSRDHKVKHELPNENNQHVVRRNLQTSDCPRAVISGNLSAVNACQGDFKENTTKNGQGKNLSRTYAADVSKCLEENAICTKEHDTTTILQKNETTLAETVLRKTTIPEASANNTSSDSEDFLYESDEDIPYFSDVEALILDMDLSPNGQDMYSSKRAKEYQHEDFVRKIIRLEQADHACLQRKIAVRGAFAVLVGYHSKHFIRKPEVLLGRESADVKVDIDLGREGRDNKISRRQATIKMDMHGLFHLQNIGKYPIHVNGNEVLPKQSLTLTSGSLIEVREVRFIFETNESQVKRYTEESQSEDMKEA, encoded by the exons GCCGGCGCTTCTTTGGAATCACTTGCAAAAGGTGCAGTTCAATTTTCCCAAAGATTTACCGTTCAAGAATTGCAAGATCGTTGGCATGCTCTCCTGTATGATACGGTTGTTTCTGCTGAAGCATCAGCACTCATGATTGAGTTGGACCGCGCTGCAACAACACCGAAATGTAATAGGTTCGAGAATGCAAGGGAAAGTAAAAATTCTGTTGTGTTAAAGAGAAAATCTGAGAGTATCCGTTCAAGTTACTATGCTATGCGTAAGAGGATCCGTAATAACCCATTTGATTCGATGGATATGAACTTTCTTGGCGTAGCTGGTGACAATGACGAGCCTCAGTCAATGGATTGTGCATTTATGGATTCGATAAGAGATGCCTTTGGTGATCAACAATCTAATTTCGACATCGTACAAAATTGCATTTCTGAACATGGGCGTGATGATTCCATTTGGGCTAATGATTGTGTAACTGCTTCTCCTAGTTTTCCGATTGGACTCCTCAATCATAAGGGAGATGTCCCACTTAACAGCTTTAATATTACTGAGAACTTTCCAGATGCTGTTGAAGAAAGTGTTGCCCTTGCTGAGAGACAACACACTGTTGGGGAATTGGGTGAATTGCCAGTTTGTGGATTATTTGAAGCTGAGGATTTAGAATCTAATTTTCCTATGAGAGATCAATGTGATGACAATGTGAGGAACTCTTCTCGATTTGAAAGCCAAGTGTTAAACTCACCAGTTCCAGATTGTGACTTGACATTTCACGATCTTGGTTATTCACCTACTCCACCTGATATGCCAGATTGGAGTACAATTGGAGATATTTCTGTTCCGGCTCTGCCTGATTTTGAGGAACAGCAGAATATACAGAATACATTTGTAGTTCCTATTGATGGCAATTCGAATAAAATGGATGCATCAGAATACGACGTTGTAAGTTCAAACTCCAACTTGAGAGACCGTATGTCATGTGATGAACTGAGAAATTCCATACCTAGTACTGATGACTACATAGCTGGGTTGTCAGCATCCTTGTTGGACTTTACAGAAGAGGACGAACTGCTATTCAATGACCCTGATGGAAATGATACAATTGATAAGTCTTATTATGATGGCTTGAGTTCACTTCTCTTGGATTGTCCTGATGGTGTGGGAGACTTGCCTGTCAAAAGTGTATCAGAGGCTTCAAATGCTCGAGACGAAGGGCTTACCATTCTTGATGGTTGTCCCAAAGAATCGGGTGACAAATGTGTGTACAATTATAGTGATAAGCCTCCAGGTTCCAATTCAGACTTTCAAATGCTATCCTCCGCATTAACTGTCAATCCGGCTTTTCCTGAAATGCGTGGTGGAGTTATTTGCTGCGTATTAAGCACTGAGGACCCAGATGTTCCTAGCAACGATGATGTTTTTCTTCCTGTTCTAATGCCGTCAACATCATTTCCGTCAATGGCCCATTGGAAATATGATGAGACTTATCATCCATTATCCTCGTCTGCCAAAGATTTGTCAAATAATCAGAAGGGCAATGATGGACGAGCTGTCTTGAAGAAAAAGGAGCAGAATTGTCATTCAGAATACAGTAATTCATATCGGATGAATGAACCACCTTCACAGGCAGAAATGTTCAGTCGTGATCACAAAGTTAAGCATGAGTTGCCCAACGAGAATAACCAACATGTGGTGCGAAGGAATCTGCAGACTTCTGATTGTCCAAGGGCAGTCATTTCAGGGAACCTAAGTGCAGTAAATGCCTGTCAAggagattttaaagaaaataccACAAAGAATGGACAGGGTAAAAATCTCAGTCGGACTTATGCTGCTGATGTGTCCAAGTGCTTGGAGGAAAATGCTATTTGCACAAAGGAACATGACACTACCACCATCCTTCAAAAGAATGAAACGACACTTGCTGAAACTGTTCTCAGGAAAACAACAATCCCTGAAGCAAGTGCAAACAATACTTCATCAGATTCAGAAGATTTTCTTTATGAGAGCGATGAAGACATACCCTACTTTTCTGATGTTGAAGCTTTG ATCCTTGATATGGATTTGAGTCCTAATGGACAGGATATGTATTCCAGTAAGAGAG ccAAAGAGTATCAGCATGAAGATTTTGTTAGAAAGATAATCAGGCTAGAGCAGGCTGATCATGCTTGTTTACAGAGAAAGATTGCTGTGCGTGGAGCTTTTGCTGTTTTAGTTGGCTATCACTCAAAACATTTTATTAGAAAACCAGAG GTGCTGCTGGGAAGAGAATCTGCAGATGTGAAAGTTGACATTGACTTGGGCAGAGAAGGTCGTGATAATAAAATTTCTAGGAGACAG GCAACTATAAAGATGGACATGCATGGACTATTCCATTTGCAGAACATTGGAAAATATCCAATTCATGTGAATGGTAACGAAGTACTTCCGAAACAAAGTCTAACCCTCACTTCTGGTTCCTTAATTGAG GTGAGAGAAGTTAGGTTCATATTTGAGACTAATGAAAGTCAAGTAAAACGATATACGGAGGAAAGCCAAAGTGAGGATATGAAAGAAGCTTGA
- the LOC101268409 gene encoding uncharacterized protein isoform X3 yields MGALAPVFHWIPDDDLLLKNAIEAGASLESLAKGAVQFSQRFTVQELQDRWHALLYDTVVSAEASALMIELDRAATTPKCNRFENARESKNSVVLKRKSESIRSSYYAMRKRIRNNPFDSMDMNFLGVAGDNDEPQSMDCAFMDSIRDAFGDQQSNFDIVQNCISEHGRDDSIWANDCVTASPSFPIGLLNHKGDVPLNSFNITENFPDAVEESVALAERQHTVGELGELPVCGLFEAEDLESNFPMRDQCDDNVRNSSRFESQVLNSPVPDCDLTFHDLGYSPTPPDMPDWSTIGDISVPALPDFEEQQNIQNTFVVPIDGNSNKMDASEYDVVSSNSNLRDRMSCDELRNSIPSTDDYIAGLSASLLDFTEEDELLFNDPDGNDTIDKSYYDGLSSLLLDCPDGVGDLPVKSVSEASNARDEGLTILDGCPKESGDKCVYNYSDKPPGSNSDFQMLSSALTVNPAFPEMRGGVICCVLSTEDPDVPSNDDVFLPVLMPSTSFPSMAHWKYDETYHPLSSSAKDLSNNQKGNDGRAVLKKKEQNCHSEYSNSYRMNEPPSQAEMFSRDHKVKHELPNENNQHVVRRNLQTSDCPRAVISGNLSAVNACQGDFKENTTKNGQGKNLSRTYAADVSKCLEENAICTKEHDTTTILQKNETTLAETVLRKTTIPEASANNTSSDSEDFLYESDEDIPYFSDVEALILDMDLSPNGQDMYSSKRAKEYQHEDFVRKIIRLEQADHACLQRKIAVRGAFAVLVGYHSKHFIRKPEVLLGRESADVKVDIDLGREGRDNKISRRQATIKMDMHGLFHLQNIGKYPIHVNGNEVLPKQSLTLTSGSLIE; encoded by the exons GCCGGCGCTTCTTTGGAATCACTTGCAAAAGGTGCAGTTCAATTTTCCCAAAGATTTACCGTTCAAGAATTGCAAGATCGTTGGCATGCTCTCCTGTATGATACGGTTGTTTCTGCTGAAGCATCAGCACTCATGATTGAGTTGGACCGCGCTGCAACAACACCGAAATGTAATAGGTTCGAGAATGCAAGGGAAAGTAAAAATTCTGTTGTGTTAAAGAGAAAATCTGAGAGTATCCGTTCAAGTTACTATGCTATGCGTAAGAGGATCCGTAATAACCCATTTGATTCGATGGATATGAACTTTCTTGGCGTAGCTGGTGACAATGACGAGCCTCAGTCAATGGATTGTGCATTTATGGATTCGATAAGAGATGCCTTTGGTGATCAACAATCTAATTTCGACATCGTACAAAATTGCATTTCTGAACATGGGCGTGATGATTCCATTTGGGCTAATGATTGTGTAACTGCTTCTCCTAGTTTTCCGATTGGACTCCTCAATCATAAGGGAGATGTCCCACTTAACAGCTTTAATATTACTGAGAACTTTCCAGATGCTGTTGAAGAAAGTGTTGCCCTTGCTGAGAGACAACACACTGTTGGGGAATTGGGTGAATTGCCAGTTTGTGGATTATTTGAAGCTGAGGATTTAGAATCTAATTTTCCTATGAGAGATCAATGTGATGACAATGTGAGGAACTCTTCTCGATTTGAAAGCCAAGTGTTAAACTCACCAGTTCCAGATTGTGACTTGACATTTCACGATCTTGGTTATTCACCTACTCCACCTGATATGCCAGATTGGAGTACAATTGGAGATATTTCTGTTCCGGCTCTGCCTGATTTTGAGGAACAGCAGAATATACAGAATACATTTGTAGTTCCTATTGATGGCAATTCGAATAAAATGGATGCATCAGAATACGACGTTGTAAGTTCAAACTCCAACTTGAGAGACCGTATGTCATGTGATGAACTGAGAAATTCCATACCTAGTACTGATGACTACATAGCTGGGTTGTCAGCATCCTTGTTGGACTTTACAGAAGAGGACGAACTGCTATTCAATGACCCTGATGGAAATGATACAATTGATAAGTCTTATTATGATGGCTTGAGTTCACTTCTCTTGGATTGTCCTGATGGTGTGGGAGACTTGCCTGTCAAAAGTGTATCAGAGGCTTCAAATGCTCGAGACGAAGGGCTTACCATTCTTGATGGTTGTCCCAAAGAATCGGGTGACAAATGTGTGTACAATTATAGTGATAAGCCTCCAGGTTCCAATTCAGACTTTCAAATGCTATCCTCCGCATTAACTGTCAATCCGGCTTTTCCTGAAATGCGTGGTGGAGTTATTTGCTGCGTATTAAGCACTGAGGACCCAGATGTTCCTAGCAACGATGATGTTTTTCTTCCTGTTCTAATGCCGTCAACATCATTTCCGTCAATGGCCCATTGGAAATATGATGAGACTTATCATCCATTATCCTCGTCTGCCAAAGATTTGTCAAATAATCAGAAGGGCAATGATGGACGAGCTGTCTTGAAGAAAAAGGAGCAGAATTGTCATTCAGAATACAGTAATTCATATCGGATGAATGAACCACCTTCACAGGCAGAAATGTTCAGTCGTGATCACAAAGTTAAGCATGAGTTGCCCAACGAGAATAACCAACATGTGGTGCGAAGGAATCTGCAGACTTCTGATTGTCCAAGGGCAGTCATTTCAGGGAACCTAAGTGCAGTAAATGCCTGTCAAggagattttaaagaaaataccACAAAGAATGGACAGGGTAAAAATCTCAGTCGGACTTATGCTGCTGATGTGTCCAAGTGCTTGGAGGAAAATGCTATTTGCACAAAGGAACATGACACTACCACCATCCTTCAAAAGAATGAAACGACACTTGCTGAAACTGTTCTCAGGAAAACAACAATCCCTGAAGCAAGTGCAAACAATACTTCATCAGATTCAGAAGATTTTCTTTATGAGAGCGATGAAGACATACCCTACTTTTCTGATGTTGAAGCTTTG ATCCTTGATATGGATTTGAGTCCTAATGGACAGGATATGTATTCCAGTAAGAGAG ccAAAGAGTATCAGCATGAAGATTTTGTTAGAAAGATAATCAGGCTAGAGCAGGCTGATCATGCTTGTTTACAGAGAAAGATTGCTGTGCGTGGAGCTTTTGCTGTTTTAGTTGGCTATCACTCAAAACATTTTATTAGAAAACCAGAG GTGCTGCTGGGAAGAGAATCTGCAGATGTGAAAGTTGACATTGACTTGGGCAGAGAAGGTCGTGATAATAAAATTTCTAGGAGACAG GCAACTATAAAGATGGACATGCATGGACTATTCCATTTGCAGAACATTGGAAAATATCCAATTCATGTGAATGGTAACGAAGTACTTCCGAAACAAAGTCTAACCCTCACTTCTGGTTCCTTAATTGAG tag
- the LOC101268409 gene encoding uncharacterized protein isoform X5, protein MGALAPVFHWIPDDDLLLKNAIEAGASLESLAKGAVQFSQRFTVQELQDRWHALLYDTVVSAEASALMIELDRAATTPKCNRFENARESKNSVVLKRKSESIRSSYYAMRKRIRNNPFDSMDMNFLGVAGDNDEPQSMDCAFMDSIRDAFGDQQSNFDIVQNCISEHGRDDSIWANDCVTASPSFPIGLLNHKGDVPLNSFNITENFPDAVEESVALAERQHTVGELGELPVCGLFEAEDLESNFPMRDQCDDNVRNSSRFESQVLNSPVPDCDLTFHDLGYSPTPPDMPDWSTIGDISVPALPDFEEQQNIQNTFVVPIDGNSNKMDASEYDVVSSNSNLRDRMSCDELRNSIPSTDDYIAGLSASLLDFTEEDELLFNDPDGNDTIDKSYYDGLSSLLLDCPDGVGDLPVKSVSEASNARDEGLTILDGCPKESGDKCVYNYSDKPPGSNSDFQMLSSALTVNPAFPEMRGGVICCVLSTEDPDVPSNDDVFLPVLMPSTSFPSMAHWKYDETYHPLSSSAKDLSNNQKGNDGRAVLKKKEQNCHSEYSNSYRMNEPPSQAEMFSRDHKVKHELPNENNQHVVRRNLQTSDCPRAVISGNLSAVNACQGDFKENTTKNGQGKNLSRTYAADVSKCLEENAICTKEHDTTTILQKNETTLAETVLRKTTIPEASANNTSSDSEDFLYESDEDIPYFSDVEALILDMDLSPNGQDMYSSKRAKEYQHEDFVRKIIRLEQADHACLQRKIAVRGAFAVLVGYHSKHFIRKPEVLLGRESADVKVDIDLGREGRDNKISRRQVREVRFIFETNESQVKRYTEESQSEDMKEA, encoded by the exons GCCGGCGCTTCTTTGGAATCACTTGCAAAAGGTGCAGTTCAATTTTCCCAAAGATTTACCGTTCAAGAATTGCAAGATCGTTGGCATGCTCTCCTGTATGATACGGTTGTTTCTGCTGAAGCATCAGCACTCATGATTGAGTTGGACCGCGCTGCAACAACACCGAAATGTAATAGGTTCGAGAATGCAAGGGAAAGTAAAAATTCTGTTGTGTTAAAGAGAAAATCTGAGAGTATCCGTTCAAGTTACTATGCTATGCGTAAGAGGATCCGTAATAACCCATTTGATTCGATGGATATGAACTTTCTTGGCGTAGCTGGTGACAATGACGAGCCTCAGTCAATGGATTGTGCATTTATGGATTCGATAAGAGATGCCTTTGGTGATCAACAATCTAATTTCGACATCGTACAAAATTGCATTTCTGAACATGGGCGTGATGATTCCATTTGGGCTAATGATTGTGTAACTGCTTCTCCTAGTTTTCCGATTGGACTCCTCAATCATAAGGGAGATGTCCCACTTAACAGCTTTAATATTACTGAGAACTTTCCAGATGCTGTTGAAGAAAGTGTTGCCCTTGCTGAGAGACAACACACTGTTGGGGAATTGGGTGAATTGCCAGTTTGTGGATTATTTGAAGCTGAGGATTTAGAATCTAATTTTCCTATGAGAGATCAATGTGATGACAATGTGAGGAACTCTTCTCGATTTGAAAGCCAAGTGTTAAACTCACCAGTTCCAGATTGTGACTTGACATTTCACGATCTTGGTTATTCACCTACTCCACCTGATATGCCAGATTGGAGTACAATTGGAGATATTTCTGTTCCGGCTCTGCCTGATTTTGAGGAACAGCAGAATATACAGAATACATTTGTAGTTCCTATTGATGGCAATTCGAATAAAATGGATGCATCAGAATACGACGTTGTAAGTTCAAACTCCAACTTGAGAGACCGTATGTCATGTGATGAACTGAGAAATTCCATACCTAGTACTGATGACTACATAGCTGGGTTGTCAGCATCCTTGTTGGACTTTACAGAAGAGGACGAACTGCTATTCAATGACCCTGATGGAAATGATACAATTGATAAGTCTTATTATGATGGCTTGAGTTCACTTCTCTTGGATTGTCCTGATGGTGTGGGAGACTTGCCTGTCAAAAGTGTATCAGAGGCTTCAAATGCTCGAGACGAAGGGCTTACCATTCTTGATGGTTGTCCCAAAGAATCGGGTGACAAATGTGTGTACAATTATAGTGATAAGCCTCCAGGTTCCAATTCAGACTTTCAAATGCTATCCTCCGCATTAACTGTCAATCCGGCTTTTCCTGAAATGCGTGGTGGAGTTATTTGCTGCGTATTAAGCACTGAGGACCCAGATGTTCCTAGCAACGATGATGTTTTTCTTCCTGTTCTAATGCCGTCAACATCATTTCCGTCAATGGCCCATTGGAAATATGATGAGACTTATCATCCATTATCCTCGTCTGCCAAAGATTTGTCAAATAATCAGAAGGGCAATGATGGACGAGCTGTCTTGAAGAAAAAGGAGCAGAATTGTCATTCAGAATACAGTAATTCATATCGGATGAATGAACCACCTTCACAGGCAGAAATGTTCAGTCGTGATCACAAAGTTAAGCATGAGTTGCCCAACGAGAATAACCAACATGTGGTGCGAAGGAATCTGCAGACTTCTGATTGTCCAAGGGCAGTCATTTCAGGGAACCTAAGTGCAGTAAATGCCTGTCAAggagattttaaagaaaataccACAAAGAATGGACAGGGTAAAAATCTCAGTCGGACTTATGCTGCTGATGTGTCCAAGTGCTTGGAGGAAAATGCTATTTGCACAAAGGAACATGACACTACCACCATCCTTCAAAAGAATGAAACGACACTTGCTGAAACTGTTCTCAGGAAAACAACAATCCCTGAAGCAAGTGCAAACAATACTTCATCAGATTCAGAAGATTTTCTTTATGAGAGCGATGAAGACATACCCTACTTTTCTGATGTTGAAGCTTTG ATCCTTGATATGGATTTGAGTCCTAATGGACAGGATATGTATTCCAGTAAGAGAG ccAAAGAGTATCAGCATGAAGATTTTGTTAGAAAGATAATCAGGCTAGAGCAGGCTGATCATGCTTGTTTACAGAGAAAGATTGCTGTGCGTGGAGCTTTTGCTGTTTTAGTTGGCTATCACTCAAAACATTTTATTAGAAAACCAGAG GTGCTGCTGGGAAGAGAATCTGCAGATGTGAAAGTTGACATTGACTTGGGCAGAGAAGGTCGTGATAATAAAATTTCTAGGAGACAG GTGAGAGAAGTTAGGTTCATATTTGAGACTAATGAAAGTCAAGTAAAACGATATACGGAGGAAAGCCAAAGTGAGGATATGAAAGAAGCTTGA
- the LOC101268409 gene encoding uncharacterized protein isoform X1, with amino-acid sequence MGALAPVFHWIPDDDLLLKNAIEAGASLESLAKGAVQFSQRFTVQELQDRWHALLYDTVVSAEASALMIELDRAATTPKCNRFENARESKNSVVLKRKSESIRSSYYAMRKRIRNNPFDSMDMNFLGVAGDNDEPQSMDCAFMDSIRDAFGDQQSNFDIVQNCISEHGRDDSIWANDCVTASPSFPIGLLNHKGDVPLNSFNITENFPDAVEESVALAERQHTVGELGELPVCGLFEAEDLESNFPMRDQCDDNVRNSSRFESQVLNSPVPDCDLTFHDLGYSPTPPDMPDWSTIGDISVPALPDFEEQQNIQNTFVVPIDGNSNKMDASEYDVVSSNSNLRDRMSCDELRNSIPSTDDYIAGLSASLLDFTEEDELLFNDPDGNDTIDKSYYDGLSSLLLDCPDGVGDLPVKSVSEASNARDEGLTILDGCPKESGDKCVYNYSDKPPGSNSDFQMLSSALTVNPAFPEMRGGVICCVLSTEDPDVPSNDDVFLPVLMPSTSFPSMAHWKYDETYHPLSSSAKDLSNNQKGNDGRAVLKKKEQNCHSEYSNSYRMNEPPSQAEMFSRDHKVKHELPNENNQHVVRRNLQTSDCPRAVISGNLSAVNACQGDFKENTTKNGQGKNLSRTYAADVSKCLEENAICTKEHDTTTILQKNETTLAETVLRKTTIPEASANNTSSDSEDFLYESDEDIPYFSDVEALILDMDLSPNGQDMYSSKRAKEYQHEDFVRKIIRLEQADHACLQRKIAVRGAFAVLVGYHSKHFIRKPEVLLGRESADVKVDIDLGREGRDNKISRRQATIKMDMHGLFHLQNIGKYPIHVNGNEVLPKQSLTLTSGSLIEYTFGGSDKVQQVLWRVRSTQVGWYTGLRLQSTARGIRKAHSPLRVGEESKKKSTWHVMINFHK; translated from the exons GCCGGCGCTTCTTTGGAATCACTTGCAAAAGGTGCAGTTCAATTTTCCCAAAGATTTACCGTTCAAGAATTGCAAGATCGTTGGCATGCTCTCCTGTATGATACGGTTGTTTCTGCTGAAGCATCAGCACTCATGATTGAGTTGGACCGCGCTGCAACAACACCGAAATGTAATAGGTTCGAGAATGCAAGGGAAAGTAAAAATTCTGTTGTGTTAAAGAGAAAATCTGAGAGTATCCGTTCAAGTTACTATGCTATGCGTAAGAGGATCCGTAATAACCCATTTGATTCGATGGATATGAACTTTCTTGGCGTAGCTGGTGACAATGACGAGCCTCAGTCAATGGATTGTGCATTTATGGATTCGATAAGAGATGCCTTTGGTGATCAACAATCTAATTTCGACATCGTACAAAATTGCATTTCTGAACATGGGCGTGATGATTCCATTTGGGCTAATGATTGTGTAACTGCTTCTCCTAGTTTTCCGATTGGACTCCTCAATCATAAGGGAGATGTCCCACTTAACAGCTTTAATATTACTGAGAACTTTCCAGATGCTGTTGAAGAAAGTGTTGCCCTTGCTGAGAGACAACACACTGTTGGGGAATTGGGTGAATTGCCAGTTTGTGGATTATTTGAAGCTGAGGATTTAGAATCTAATTTTCCTATGAGAGATCAATGTGATGACAATGTGAGGAACTCTTCTCGATTTGAAAGCCAAGTGTTAAACTCACCAGTTCCAGATTGTGACTTGACATTTCACGATCTTGGTTATTCACCTACTCCACCTGATATGCCAGATTGGAGTACAATTGGAGATATTTCTGTTCCGGCTCTGCCTGATTTTGAGGAACAGCAGAATATACAGAATACATTTGTAGTTCCTATTGATGGCAATTCGAATAAAATGGATGCATCAGAATACGACGTTGTAAGTTCAAACTCCAACTTGAGAGACCGTATGTCATGTGATGAACTGAGAAATTCCATACCTAGTACTGATGACTACATAGCTGGGTTGTCAGCATCCTTGTTGGACTTTACAGAAGAGGACGAACTGCTATTCAATGACCCTGATGGAAATGATACAATTGATAAGTCTTATTATGATGGCTTGAGTTCACTTCTCTTGGATTGTCCTGATGGTGTGGGAGACTTGCCTGTCAAAAGTGTATCAGAGGCTTCAAATGCTCGAGACGAAGGGCTTACCATTCTTGATGGTTGTCCCAAAGAATCGGGTGACAAATGTGTGTACAATTATAGTGATAAGCCTCCAGGTTCCAATTCAGACTTTCAAATGCTATCCTCCGCATTAACTGTCAATCCGGCTTTTCCTGAAATGCGTGGTGGAGTTATTTGCTGCGTATTAAGCACTGAGGACCCAGATGTTCCTAGCAACGATGATGTTTTTCTTCCTGTTCTAATGCCGTCAACATCATTTCCGTCAATGGCCCATTGGAAATATGATGAGACTTATCATCCATTATCCTCGTCTGCCAAAGATTTGTCAAATAATCAGAAGGGCAATGATGGACGAGCTGTCTTGAAGAAAAAGGAGCAGAATTGTCATTCAGAATACAGTAATTCATATCGGATGAATGAACCACCTTCACAGGCAGAAATGTTCAGTCGTGATCACAAAGTTAAGCATGAGTTGCCCAACGAGAATAACCAACATGTGGTGCGAAGGAATCTGCAGACTTCTGATTGTCCAAGGGCAGTCATTTCAGGGAACCTAAGTGCAGTAAATGCCTGTCAAggagattttaaagaaaataccACAAAGAATGGACAGGGTAAAAATCTCAGTCGGACTTATGCTGCTGATGTGTCCAAGTGCTTGGAGGAAAATGCTATTTGCACAAAGGAACATGACACTACCACCATCCTTCAAAAGAATGAAACGACACTTGCTGAAACTGTTCTCAGGAAAACAACAATCCCTGAAGCAAGTGCAAACAATACTTCATCAGATTCAGAAGATTTTCTTTATGAGAGCGATGAAGACATACCCTACTTTTCTGATGTTGAAGCTTTG ATCCTTGATATGGATTTGAGTCCTAATGGACAGGATATGTATTCCAGTAAGAGAG ccAAAGAGTATCAGCATGAAGATTTTGTTAGAAAGATAATCAGGCTAGAGCAGGCTGATCATGCTTGTTTACAGAGAAAGATTGCTGTGCGTGGAGCTTTTGCTGTTTTAGTTGGCTATCACTCAAAACATTTTATTAGAAAACCAGAG GTGCTGCTGGGAAGAGAATCTGCAGATGTGAAAGTTGACATTGACTTGGGCAGAGAAGGTCGTGATAATAAAATTTCTAGGAGACAG GCAACTATAAAGATGGACATGCATGGACTATTCCATTTGCAGAACATTGGAAAATATCCAATTCATGTGAATGGTAACGAAGTACTTCCGAAACAAAGTCTAACCCTCACTTCTGGTTCCTTAATTGAG taCACTTTTGGAGGATCTGACAAGGTACAGCAGGTGCTTTGGAGAGTCCGCAGTACACAGGTTGGGTGGTACACAGGTTTGAGACTTCAATCCACTGCACGGGGAATCAGAAAAGCCCATTCCCCTTTAAGGGTGGGGGAAGAGAGCAAGAAAAAAAGCACATGGCATGTTatgataaattttcataaataa